One Campylobacter concisus DNA segment encodes these proteins:
- a CDS encoding response regulator transcription factor codes for MNEIFKELAHLNVLLVEDDTQLQGVLAGLLAPYVSQIYKAQNGQEGLECFSKNDIDIIITDINMTHMSGTSMAKRVRELDARVPIIFITAYDTDENLQNSLNIQNSNLLKKLFDKQQLLIMILMATKNGSNANKRLNLGRGFSYDTQDRLLYNENKNIVLTRTEQRLLHILAINKERVVSFEMIENFTWSGKVASFETMRNYINKLRNKTYAQLIKNVQGLGYKLSIDDEA; via the coding sequence ATGAATGAAATTTTTAAAGAGTTAGCACACTTAAATGTGCTTTTGGTTGAGGACGACACGCAGTTGCAAGGAGTTTTAGCTGGACTTCTTGCGCCATATGTAAGCCAAATTTATAAGGCGCAAAACGGGCAAGAAGGCTTAGAGTGCTTTAGCAAAAACGACATTGATATTATCATCACTGATATAAATATGACCCATATGAGCGGAACGTCGATGGCAAAACGAGTTAGAGAGCTTGATGCGCGTGTACCTATCATTTTTATTACAGCCTATGATACCGATGAAAATTTACAAAACTCACTAAACATACAAAATTCAAATCTGCTTAAAAAGCTATTTGATAAACAGCAACTTTTAATCATGATATTAATGGCTACAAAAAATGGTTCAAATGCTAATAAGCGATTAAATTTAGGTCGTGGCTTTAGTTATGATACGCAAGATAGGTTGCTTTATAATGAGAATAAAAATATCGTTTTAACTAGAACTGAGCAGCGACTTTTGCATATCCTAGCGATAAATAAAGAGCGAGTCGTATCGTTTGAGATGATAGAAAATTTCACGTGGAGTGGCAAAGTAGCGTCATTTGAAACTATGCGAAACTACATAAATAAACTGCGTAATAAGACCTATGCGCAGCTTATCAAAAACGTTCAAGGACTTGGTTACAAGCTCTCGATCGATGATGAGGCTTGA
- a CDS encoding ATP-binding protein, with protein MLLLKDTSRIEVLADDEISAVEVDFELYATGVKNLIDNALKYSSDKVVVSIDESALCISSVGDELEPERLEFDRAFNRRVETSNSGLGLGLYIANQIFKKHGHTLKYKHENGKNIFMICFV; from the coding sequence ATGCTTTTACTAAAAGATACAAGCCGCATAGAGGTGCTAGCAGATGACGAGATAAGCGCTGTTGAGGTTGATTTTGAGCTTTATGCGACTGGAGTTAAAAACTTGATCGATAACGCCTTAAAATACTCAAGCGACAAAGTAGTCGTAAGCATAGACGAAAGTGCGCTCTGTATAAGTAGCGTGGGAGACGAGCTTGAGCCAGAAAGACTTGAGTTTGATAGGGCATTTAACAGAAGAGTAGAAACTTCAAATTCTGGACTTGGACTTGGACTTTATATAGCAAATCAAATTTTCAAAAAGCATGGCCATACCCTAAAATACAAACACGAAAATGGCAAAAATATTTTTATGATATGTTTTGTATAA
- a CDS encoding molybdopterin-dependent oxidoreductase, giving the protein MQGEKMQRRDFLKAAAATAAGASSLNATSLISDNLMSDTPAKMSASHFGAIKGLVKNGKFEGALDASEIDFYPVSLTQGVVARTYDQTRIARPSVRKGYLEKGYQSDKSMRGKDEWVEISWEQAFKLVADELKRINKEYGGSAIYGGSYGWYSVGSINNPQTLLGRMLNIIGGYTTRTLNYSQHAISAITPHVAGSDEGNSLVTAWPVILKNTEVVVIWGADPINTNQIAWGVPDHESYIYFRKLKEQMKKRGIKVITIDPVYNNTANYLNSEHIFVNPTTDVAMMMAICYEMMSAGVADEKFLKKYTSGSEQFIAYLKGESEDKVVKNAAWAAKICGVSEAEIVNLAKIFGSKRTMLMGGWGPQRAHHGEQFHWMMITLAAFIGQIGLPGGGYGFGYHYSDGGCPSPAAPNGSALALASGSATTSTAFPGLGAIGIVPSTEGEWKNRSNIAIPVSRILDCINNPGKEVDFNCKKITYPTIKMAYWAGGNPFHHAPDTNLMAKTFEKLDTFIVQDCFWTASARMADIVLPATTEQERDDITKSHTNKFIIAMHKIAEPYEQAKNDYQIYCGILKEFGDKEYMAFSEGKSEMDWIKQFYNASKKKGDDAKLGMPSFDEFWAKGYVEFKVPPHAHEYVTMAEYRKNPIINRLGTPSGKFEILSKKIAKAAYDDCKAHPTWMEPMEWLGDVEKTKKYPLNLVTPHPKYRLHSQLNNTWLRNLEEVQGREPVWMHPDDAKARGLENGDVVRIFNDRGQTLAGVIVTKNVKQGVVRMQEGSW; this is encoded by the coding sequence ATACAAGGAGAAAAGATGCAAAGACGAGATTTTTTAAAAGCCGCAGCAGCTACAGCCGCTGGAGCAAGTAGCTTAAACGCAACAAGTCTCATAAGCGACAACCTAATGAGCGACACGCCTGCAAAGATGAGCGCAAGCCATTTTGGTGCTATCAAAGGGCTAGTTAAAAACGGTAAATTCGAAGGTGCATTAGATGCTAGCGAGATCGACTTTTACCCAGTTAGCTTAACTCAAGGCGTGGTTGCTAGAACCTACGATCAAACTCGTATCGCGCGTCCAAGCGTGCGTAAAGGATACCTAGAAAAAGGCTATCAAAGCGACAAATCAATGCGCGGTAAGGACGAGTGGGTCGAGATAAGCTGGGAGCAGGCTTTTAAACTAGTAGCCGACGAACTAAAACGCATCAATAAAGAATATGGCGGCAGCGCGATCTATGGCGGCAGCTATGGTTGGTATAGCGTTGGTAGCATTAACAATCCGCAAACGCTTCTTGGCCGTATGCTAAATATCATTGGTGGCTACACTACTCGTACGCTAAACTATTCGCAGCATGCTATCAGTGCGATCACGCCACACGTTGCAGGCTCTGACGAGGGCAACTCTCTTGTTACTGCGTGGCCTGTGATACTTAAAAACACCGAAGTTGTCGTCATATGGGGAGCTGACCCTATCAATACAAACCAGATCGCATGGGGAGTGCCAGATCACGAGAGCTACATTTATTTTCGTAAGTTAAAAGAGCAGATGAAAAAGCGTGGCATCAAAGTCATTACAATCGATCCAGTTTATAACAACACTGCAAACTATCTAAATTCAGAGCACATTTTCGTCAATCCAACAACCGACGTTGCCATGATGATGGCGATATGCTACGAGATGATGAGCGCTGGCGTGGCTGATGAGAAATTTCTAAAAAAATATACAAGCGGCTCAGAGCAATTTATCGCTTATCTAAAAGGCGAGAGCGAGGATAAAGTTGTAAAAAATGCTGCTTGGGCGGCAAAAATTTGTGGCGTGAGCGAAGCAGAGATTGTAAATTTAGCTAAAATTTTTGGCTCAAAACGCACTATGCTAATGGGTGGCTGGGGACCACAGCGCGCACATCACGGCGAACAGTTTCACTGGATGATGATAACTCTTGCTGCGTTTATTGGACAGATCGGCTTGCCTGGTGGCGGATATGGCTTTGGTTACCACTACTCTGACGGCGGTTGCCCAAGTCCAGCTGCGCCAAACGGCAGCGCACTTGCACTTGCAAGCGGCTCTGCTACGACATCTACAGCTTTCCCTGGACTAGGAGCTATCGGCATCGTACCATCAACTGAGGGCGAGTGGAAAAACCGCAGCAATATCGCTATTCCTGTTTCAAGGATTCTTGATTGTATAAATAACCCTGGTAAAGAGGTTGATTTTAACTGCAAAAAGATCACCTACCCAACTATAAAGATGGCATACTGGGCTGGCGGCAATCCATTTCACCATGCACCAGATACAAATTTAATGGCAAAAACATTTGAAAAGCTTGATACGTTTATCGTGCAAGATTGCTTCTGGACGGCTTCGGCTCGCATGGCTGACATCGTTTTGCCAGCTACCACTGAGCAAGAAAGAGATGACATCACAAAATCTCATACAAACAAATTTATTATAGCTATGCATAAGATCGCTGAGCCATACGAGCAAGCTAAAAACGACTACCAAATTTACTGCGGCATTTTAAAAGAATTTGGCGATAAAGAGTATATGGCATTTAGTGAGGGCAAGAGTGAAATGGACTGGATCAAGCAGTTTTATAATGCCTCAAAGAAAAAGGGCGATGATGCAAAACTAGGTATGCCAAGTTTTGATGAGTTTTGGGCGAAAGGTTATGTTGAGTTTAAAGTCCCGCCTCACGCTCACGAATACGTAACTATGGCTGAGTATAGAAAAAATCCTATCATCAACCGCCTAGGAACGCCATCTGGCAAGTTTGAAATTTTGTCTAAAAAGATCGCAAAAGCGGCTTATGATGACTGCAAGGCGCACCCAACTTGGATGGAGCCGATGGAGTGGCTAGGAGACGTGGAAAAAACAAAAAAATATCCATTAAATTTAGTAACCCCGCACCCAAAATATCGCCTTCACAGCCAACTAAACAACACATGGCTTAGAAACCTTGAAGAAGTTCAAGGCAGAGAGCCTGTATGGATGCATCCAGACGATGCAAAAGCTAGAGGTCTTGAAAACGGTGATGTGGTAAGAATTTTTAACGATCGCGGCCAAACTTTAGCAGGAGTTATCGTAACTAAAAACGTAAAACAAGGCGTTGTTAGAATGCAAGAGGGTAGCTGGTGA
- a CDS encoding cache domain-containing protein has translation MGYFYLVFTNYDENKQQTYNSAVSSQIKTVQKYKAIINERIEQQKRLLEETAKFIETKDYIKDYATIKGVLSIVARTGSFLAVYAGYPDSYRFVASNDIEPQYNFSDRPWFVAAKESMTTSFTEPYIDRQLGIYVISVSTPLLKNGKFIGVLTADLDFEIFQKELAALFPLANGSAFLMVDGKNILDQTEQILDFSDAQTKEILQKISVKKQGNEKILIKNKPYIFVYDTLANSKWMLVSVLDEGMIYRQIDKKALKDLGIFLALAFFGICSFATLYVAQRKFYKNKHLLNLFAKNPIGGLVITDKAGNIAFINKEFEKIFGLKFKANIGKNLKELSSIFCSYKTTQSIFTQISSNPTKSFSLTSKKGELFYKTEFLPLLDKQGVFEGVFIMSHDITHEVGLEQNRQKQEQILLQNSKMAALGEMIGVISHQYKQPLNTLLLLASDTHELLSGKNGDKMALKNIENIRMNVELMNETIDVFRDFYKEDFCEKEFDLINVLDDVLYICRPQLQVKNIELRFTYEEGSYKIKSYANYIKHVLMNLITNAKDELVKKAKNRENFSPYVAINLSQDESKFIITIEDNANGVDSELLDKIFEPFFTTKGDDGTGMGLYLCKLIFEKKLRGDIRLANAKNPTKFEIELLK, from the coding sequence GTGGGATATTTTTATCTAGTTTTTACAAACTATGATGAGAACAAACAACAAACATACAACTCTGCCGTTTCAAGCCAGATAAAAACAGTGCAAAAATACAAAGCAATCATAAATGAGCGCATCGAACAACAAAAGCGACTGCTTGAGGAGACTGCTAAATTTATAGAGACAAAAGACTACATAAAAGACTACGCTACGATAAAAGGCGTGCTTAGCATTGTTGCTAGAACGGGTAGCTTTTTAGCAGTCTATGCCGGCTATCCGGATAGCTACAGATTTGTCGCAAGCAACGATATAGAGCCGCAATATAATTTCTCAGACCGCCCTTGGTTTGTGGCTGCAAAAGAGAGTATGACAACAAGCTTTACCGAGCCTTATATCGACCGCCAGCTTGGCATCTACGTCATCTCTGTCTCAACGCCACTTTTAAAAAATGGTAAATTTATAGGTGTTTTGACGGCTGACCTTGACTTTGAAATTTTTCAAAAAGAGCTTGCCGCGCTCTTTCCACTTGCAAATGGCTCAGCGTTTTTAATGGTAGATGGCAAAAATATTCTTGACCAAACAGAGCAAATTTTAGACTTTTCAGACGCTCAAACCAAAGAGATATTGCAAAAAATTTCAGTTAAAAAACAAGGAAATGAGAAAATTCTTATCAAAAATAAGCCTTATATTTTTGTATATGATACGCTCGCAAATAGCAAATGGATGCTAGTTAGCGTGCTTGATGAGGGTATGATTTACAGGCAAATCGACAAAAAAGCGCTAAAAGATCTTGGTATTTTTTTGGCATTGGCATTTTTTGGCATTTGCTCCTTTGCTACTCTTTATGTGGCGCAGCGAAAATTTTATAAAAACAAGCATCTTTTAAATCTTTTTGCCAAAAACCCAATAGGTGGGCTTGTCATCACAGATAAAGCTGGCAATATCGCCTTTATCAACAAAGAGTTCGAGAAAATTTTTGGCCTAAAATTTAAGGCAAATATCGGTAAAAATTTAAAAGAACTCTCTAGTATTTTTTGCTCATATAAAACCACACAGAGTATATTTACGCAAATCAGCAGCAACCCAACCAAGAGCTTTAGCCTGACTTCAAAAAAGGGCGAGCTGTTTTATAAAACAGAGTTTTTGCCGCTGCTTGACAAGCAAGGCGTATTTGAGGGTGTTTTTATCATGTCGCACGATATCACGCATGAAGTGGGTTTGGAGCAAAATAGGCAAAAACAAGAGCAAATTTTACTGCAAAACTCCAAAATGGCAGCACTTGGTGAGATGATAGGCGTGATCTCACATCAATACAAGCAGCCTCTAAATACGCTTTTGCTTCTTGCAAGCGATACTCATGAGCTGTTAAGCGGCAAGAATGGCGATAAAATGGCACTAAAAAACATTGAAAATATACGTATGAACGTTGAGCTTATGAATGAGACTATCGATGTTTTTAGGGATTTTTACAAAGAGGACTTTTGCGAGAAAGAATTTGACCTAATCAACGTGCTAGATGATGTTTTATACATTTGCCGACCGCAGCTTCAAGTAAAAAATATCGAGTTACGTTTTACATACGAGGAAGGCTCTTATAAGATCAAAAGCTATGCAAACTACATAAAACACGTGCTTATGAACCTTATCACAAATGCAAAAGATGAGCTGGTAAAAAAGGCAAAAAATAGAGAAAATTTCTCTCCTTATGTGGCTATAAATTTAAGCCAAGATGAGAGCAAATTTATTATTACTATCGAAGATAATGCAAATGGTGTAGATAGTGAGCTTTTAGATAAAATTTTCGAGCCGTTTTTTACCACAAAAGGCGACGACGGCACCGGTATGGGGCTTTATCTTTGCAAGCTTATTTTTGAGAAAAAACTACGTGGTGACATAAGGCTTGCAAATGCTAAAAATCCGACAAAATTTGAAATAGAGCTATTAAAATGA
- a CDS encoding molybdopterin dinucleotide binding domain-containing protein: MKNGDLVVASSKRGKILCGAVVTDDVRKDVVCVADGAWYDPQNPGEIGSMYVQCSNYR; this comes from the coding sequence ATAAAAAATGGTGATTTAGTCGTTGCTTCATCAAAACGTGGCAAAATTTTATGTGGCGCTGTCGTAACAGATGATGTCAGAAAAGATGTAGTTTGCGTAGCAGATGGTGCGTGGTATGATCCACAAAATCCTGGCGAGATAGGATCTATGTATGTTCAATGTTCTAACTATCGATAA